The following proteins come from a genomic window of Puntigrus tetrazona isolate hp1 chromosome 15, ASM1883169v1, whole genome shotgun sequence:
- the nek8 gene encoding serine/threonine-protein kinase Nek8 isoform X2, translated as MSTCMTCRIVHLCRRRTDGALVILKEIPVEQMSRDERLAAQNECQVLKLLSHPNIIEYYENFLEDKALMIAMEYAPGGTLADYIQKRCNSLLDEDTILHFFVQILLALYHVHNKLILHRDLKTQNILLDKHQMIVKIGDFGISKILVSKSKAYTVVGTPCYISPELCEGKPYNQKSDIWALGCVLYELASLKRAFEAANLPALVLKIMSGTFAPISDRYSPELRQLILNMLNLDPSKRPQLNEIMAHPICIRPLLNLYTDIGNVKMRRIEKPLSTVQTGPHGRPGGRVTGTRTRGGLSSLTSSKMMHPLPLSSVYTWGSGISAPLRLPMLNTEVIQVSLGRTQKMGVTKSGRLITWEAPSVGSGEPALPGAVEQMQPQFISRFLEGQSGVTIKSVSCGDLFTTCLTDRGIIMTFGSGSNGCLGHGNFNDVTQPKIVEALLGYELLQVSCGASHVLAVTNEREVFSWGRGDNGRLGLAAQDSHNCPQQVSLPNDFEAQRVLCGIDCSMIISTQHQILACGNNRFNKLGLDKVPDAEEPSSHSQVEEVHTFQPVQSAPLSAEKIVYIDIGTAHSVAVTEKGQCFTFGSNQHGQLGCSSRRSSRVPYQVSGLQGITMAACGDAFTLAIGAEGEVYTWGKGARGRLGRKEEDSGKPKAVQLDESHPYTVTSVACCHGNTLLAVKRNVQLEFLLRMLANLESNAFIAIICCWSGITEVAAAFENSDYILTHGFSPQLFLKSLFRSDIPGPVTARGQQKSRSASHRPSQCMLLHLQRKTFWTRRICILTYENRIVQILYFAVLHLSVTKMRLNYFYY; from the exons ATGTCTACGTGTATGACGTGCAG GATAGTGCACCTTTGCCGCAGACGCACCGACGGCGCGCTGGTGATCTTGAAGGAGATCCCGGTTGAGCAGATGAGCCGTGATGAACGTCTTGCAGCCCAGAATGAATGCCAAGTCCTCAAGTTACTCAGCCACCCAAACATAATAGAGTACTACGAAAACTTCCTCGAGGACAAGGCACTAATGATCGCCATGGAATACGCTCCAG GTGGAACCCTGGCCGATTACATTCAGAAGCGCTGCAACTCCCTGTTAGATGAAGACACTATATTACACTTCTTCGTTCAGATCTTATTGGCCCTTTATCATGTGCACAATAAACTCATCCTGCATCGGGACCTCAAAACCCAGAACATACTCCTAGACAAGCACCAGATGATAGTAAAAATAGGAGACTTCGGAATCTCAAAAATTCTTGTCAGCAAGAGCAAAGCTTATACT GTTGTGGGGACACCATGTTACATCTCTCCAGAACTGTGTGAAGGGAAGCCATACAACCAGAAGAGCGACATTTGGGCCCTAGGCTGTGTGCTTTATGAGCTTGCTAGTCTCAAGAGAGCATTTGAAGCGGCG AACCTGCCAGCGTTGGTGCTGAAGATCATGAGTGGCACATTTGCCCCCATTTCAGATCGATACAGCCCAGAACTGAGACAGCTCATTCTCAACATGCTCAATCTGGATCCATCCAAAAGGCCCCAACTAAATGAGATAATGGCTCATCCCATCTGTATCAGGCCATTGCTTAATCTCTACACTGACATAGGCAATGTCAAAATGCGAAG aatTGAAAAGCCACTTTCTACTGTACAGACAGGCCCCCATGGAAGACCTGGTGGACGCGTAACCGGTACCAGAACCAGGG GAGGGCTGTCCAGTCTCACTTCATCAAAGATGATGCACCCATTGCCGTTATCGTCCGTGTACACCTGGGGCAGTGGCATCTCCGCTCCTCTGCGTCTGCCCATGCTAAACACAGAGGTTATTCAAGTGTCCCTGGGCCGCACACAGAAGATGGGCGTCACCAAATCTGGGAGGCTCATCACGTGGGAG GCCCCCTCGGTTGGATCCGGTGAGCCCGCTCTGCCCGGCGCCGTAGAGCAGATGCAGCCCCAGTTCATCTCGCGCTTCCTGGAGGGACAGTCTGGTGTCACCATCAAATCGGTCTCGTGTGGCGATCTCTTCACCACCTGTCTAACAG ACAGAGGTATAATCATGACGTTTGGAAGTGGAAGCAATGGTTGTCTTGGACATGGGAACTTCAACGATGTGACACAG CCCAAGATAGTGGAGGCTCTGCTGGGTTATGAGCTGCTTCAAGTGTCTTGTGGAGCATCCCACGTCCTGGCCGTGACCAATGAGCGAGAGGTTTTCTCCTGGGGCCGAGGAGACAACG GCCGGCTGGGATTGGCTGCTCAAGACTCCCACAACTGCCCTCAGCAGGTGAGTTTGCCGAATGATTTCGAAGCCCAGCGTGTGTTGTGTGGGATCGACTGCTCCATGATCATCAGCACACAGCACCAGATTCTGGCCTGTGGGAATAACAG GTTTAACAAGCTGGGCTTGGATAAGGTCCCTGACGCAGAGGAGCCCTCGTCTCACAGTCAGGTGGAGGAGGTCCACACGTTCCAGCCCGTCCAGTCGGCTCCTCTCAGTGCCGAGAAGATTGTGTATATAGACATCGGCACAGCACACTCTGTTGCAGTCACAG AGAAAGGTCAGTGTTTCACCTTCGGCAGTAACCAGCACGGGCAGCTTGGCTGCAGTTCCCGCCGAAGCAGTCGAGTGCCCTATCAAGTGTCAGGACTGCAGGGGATCACCATGGCTGCGTGTGGCGATGCCTTCACTCTGGCTATTGGAGCAG AGGGGGAAGTGTACACCTGGGGTAAAGGAGCACGTGGTCGGCTCGGACGGAAAGAGGAGGATTCTGGGAAACCCAAGGCAGTGCAGCTCGATGAGAGCCACCCTTACACTGTCACGTCGGTGGcttgttgccatggaaacacgCTGTTGGCTGTCAAACGTAATGTGCAGCTAGAATTTCTTTTACGAATGTTAGCAAATCTCGAATCGAATGCGTTCATCGCAATCATCTGTTGTTGGTCTGGCATTACAGAGGTTGCTGCCGCTTTTGAAAACAGTGACTATATTCTCACTCATGGTTTCTCTCCTCAGCTTTTTTTGAAGAGCCTGTTCCGAAGTGACATCCCTGGCCCAGTGACTGCTCGCGGTCAGCAGAAGAGCCGCTCCGCGTCACACCGACCCTCTCAATGCATGCTGTTGCATTTACAACGTAAAACCTTTTGGACCAGACgtatatgcattttaacttACGAAAACAGAATTGTCCAGATTCTgtattttgcagtattacatCTTTCTGTTACGAAAATGAGActgaactatttttattattaa
- the nek8 gene encoding serine/threonine-protein kinase Nek8 isoform X3, with translation MSRDERLAAQNECQVLKLLSHPNIIEYYENFLEDKALMIAMEYAPGGTLADYIQKRCNSLLDEDTILHFFVQILLALYHVHNKLILHRDLKTQNILLDKHQMIVKIGDFGISKILVSKSKAYTVVGTPCYISPELCEGKPYNQKSDIWALGCVLYELASLKRAFEAANLPALVLKIMSGTFAPISDRYSPELRQLILNMLNLDPSKRPQLNEIMAHPICIRPLLNLYTDIGNVKMRRIEKPLSTVQTGPHGRPGGRVTGTRTRGGLSSLTSSKMMHPLPLSSVYTWGSGISAPLRLPMLNTEVIQVSLGRTQKMGVTKSGRLITWEAPSVGSGEPALPGAVEQMQPQFISRFLEGQSGVTIKSVSCGDLFTTCLTDRGIIMTFGSGSNGCLGHGNFNDVTQPKIVEALLGYELLQVSCGASHVLAVTNEREVFSWGRGDNGRLGLAAQDSHNCPQQVSLPNDFEAQRVLCGIDCSMIISTQHQILACGNNRFNKLGLDKVPDAEEPSSHSQVEEVHTFQPVQSAPLSAEKIVYIDIGTAHSVAVTEKGQCFTFGSNQHGQLGCSSRRSSRVPYQVSGLQGITMAACGDAFTLAIGAEGEVYTWGKGARGRLGRKEEDSGKPKAVQLDESHPYTVTSVACCHGNTLLAVKRNVQLEFLLRMLANLESNAFIAIICCWSGITEVAAAFENSDYILTHGFSPQLFLKSLFRSDIPGPVTARGQQKSRSASHRPSQCMLLHLQRKTFWTRRICILTYENRIVQILYFAVLHLSVTKMRLNYFYY, from the exons ATGAGCCGTGATGAACGTCTTGCAGCCCAGAATGAATGCCAAGTCCTCAAGTTACTCAGCCACCCAAACATAATAGAGTACTACGAAAACTTCCTCGAGGACAAGGCACTAATGATCGCCATGGAATACGCTCCAG GTGGAACCCTGGCCGATTACATTCAGAAGCGCTGCAACTCCCTGTTAGATGAAGACACTATATTACACTTCTTCGTTCAGATCTTATTGGCCCTTTATCATGTGCACAATAAACTCATCCTGCATCGGGACCTCAAAACCCAGAACATACTCCTAGACAAGCACCAGATGATAGTAAAAATAGGAGACTTCGGAATCTCAAAAATTCTTGTCAGCAAGAGCAAAGCTTATACT GTTGTGGGGACACCATGTTACATCTCTCCAGAACTGTGTGAAGGGAAGCCATACAACCAGAAGAGCGACATTTGGGCCCTAGGCTGTGTGCTTTATGAGCTTGCTAGTCTCAAGAGAGCATTTGAAGCGGCG AACCTGCCAGCGTTGGTGCTGAAGATCATGAGTGGCACATTTGCCCCCATTTCAGATCGATACAGCCCAGAACTGAGACAGCTCATTCTCAACATGCTCAATCTGGATCCATCCAAAAGGCCCCAACTAAATGAGATAATGGCTCATCCCATCTGTATCAGGCCATTGCTTAATCTCTACACTGACATAGGCAATGTCAAAATGCGAAG aatTGAAAAGCCACTTTCTACTGTACAGACAGGCCCCCATGGAAGACCTGGTGGACGCGTAACCGGTACCAGAACCAGGG GAGGGCTGTCCAGTCTCACTTCATCAAAGATGATGCACCCATTGCCGTTATCGTCCGTGTACACCTGGGGCAGTGGCATCTCCGCTCCTCTGCGTCTGCCCATGCTAAACACAGAGGTTATTCAAGTGTCCCTGGGCCGCACACAGAAGATGGGCGTCACCAAATCTGGGAGGCTCATCACGTGGGAG GCCCCCTCGGTTGGATCCGGTGAGCCCGCTCTGCCCGGCGCCGTAGAGCAGATGCAGCCCCAGTTCATCTCGCGCTTCCTGGAGGGACAGTCTGGTGTCACCATCAAATCGGTCTCGTGTGGCGATCTCTTCACCACCTGTCTAACAG ACAGAGGTATAATCATGACGTTTGGAAGTGGAAGCAATGGTTGTCTTGGACATGGGAACTTCAACGATGTGACACAG CCCAAGATAGTGGAGGCTCTGCTGGGTTATGAGCTGCTTCAAGTGTCTTGTGGAGCATCCCACGTCCTGGCCGTGACCAATGAGCGAGAGGTTTTCTCCTGGGGCCGAGGAGACAACG GCCGGCTGGGATTGGCTGCTCAAGACTCCCACAACTGCCCTCAGCAGGTGAGTTTGCCGAATGATTTCGAAGCCCAGCGTGTGTTGTGTGGGATCGACTGCTCCATGATCATCAGCACACAGCACCAGATTCTGGCCTGTGGGAATAACAG GTTTAACAAGCTGGGCTTGGATAAGGTCCCTGACGCAGAGGAGCCCTCGTCTCACAGTCAGGTGGAGGAGGTCCACACGTTCCAGCCCGTCCAGTCGGCTCCTCTCAGTGCCGAGAAGATTGTGTATATAGACATCGGCACAGCACACTCTGTTGCAGTCACAG AGAAAGGTCAGTGTTTCACCTTCGGCAGTAACCAGCACGGGCAGCTTGGCTGCAGTTCCCGCCGAAGCAGTCGAGTGCCCTATCAAGTGTCAGGACTGCAGGGGATCACCATGGCTGCGTGTGGCGATGCCTTCACTCTGGCTATTGGAGCAG AGGGGGAAGTGTACACCTGGGGTAAAGGAGCACGTGGTCGGCTCGGACGGAAAGAGGAGGATTCTGGGAAACCCAAGGCAGTGCAGCTCGATGAGAGCCACCCTTACACTGTCACGTCGGTGGcttgttgccatggaaacacgCTGTTGGCTGTCAAACGTAATGTGCAGCTAGAATTTCTTTTACGAATGTTAGCAAATCTCGAATCGAATGCGTTCATCGCAATCATCTGTTGTTGGTCTGGCATTACAGAGGTTGCTGCCGCTTTTGAAAACAGTGACTATATTCTCACTCATGGTTTCTCTCCTCAGCTTTTTTTGAAGAGCCTGTTCCGAAGTGACATCCCTGGCCCAGTGACTGCTCGCGGTCAGCAGAAGAGCCGCTCCGCGTCACACCGACCCTCTCAATGCATGCTGTTGCATTTACAACGTAAAACCTTTTGGACCAGACgtatatgcattttaacttACGAAAACAGAATTGTCCAGATTCTgtattttgcagtattacatCTTTCTGTTACGAAAATGAGActgaactatttttattattaa